In the genome of Colwellia sp. PAMC 21821, the window GAACTTTACCTTCAAGGCCGAGTGTTGCTAACGCTTGCTTTGCATTAATCAGCGCTGATTCCATTACTTCAACCGCACTGCAGTTAAATAATATCGCCGAAACATGCTGCCCAGCAATTTGGCTAACAGCTTCAAAAACAGTTTCTTCAGAACGTAGCTTTGATTCGGTGTTTATTTCATCTTTAACGGTGAATGCAATCCAAGTGGGTTTGCTTGTTTGTGCCGTACGGACTTTGATCATGGCCGCTTCTGCGATTGAGGATATTGTTTCGGCTAACCAAAAGTCGATATCAGCTTCTTGATTGATTATTAAAGCTTCAAGCAGTGGCTCAGCTTTTGTAACTGAAAATAAATCGGGGCGGTATGAGCCTAAAACCGGAGGAATACACCCGGCAACTAACACCTTGGAGTTTACTTTAACGCTATTACTCACATCAACATCACTCTCATCAGTGAAATTAACGCAGTCGCGAGCTATTTTAGCAGCTAGCTTGATGAGATCAGCCCCTTGCTCGTTAAATCGTTTCTCACCAATATGAAACGGCACTAATGCGTAGGTATTAGTGGTAATAATTTCAGCACCGGCATTAATAAAGTTACGATGTACTTGTGAGACATAATGGGGAGATTCAATTAACGCATGTGCTGACCATTCAGGTTGCTGAAAGGGCGCACCTATGCGTTCGAGCTCTCGACCCATGCCACCATCAAGAATTATGGGCAATGTAGCGGGTAATTTCATACTAATATGTAACTTGTGATGCTAAAAAAATTCAGAATAACCATGTGTTTTATATAAAGCAAGCGCAGACAAGGCAGTGATTAATGTTTAACTCAATGATTTCTTAAAATTAGCTAAGACATGTGATGTTAAATCATTTTTGAATAACGATGTTCAGCACACAATAATTTGAATTCTCACTAATATTTCCGCTATAAAACACATTAAAAATTAGCTTACACTTGAATTAAATTGACGTGGTCTAATTGATTCGACTACCTCAGTTAAGACATAATTGACTTAACTGGAGAT includes:
- a CDS encoding homocysteine S-methyltransferase family protein; translation: MKLPATLPIILDGGMGRELERIGAPFQQPEWSAHALIESPHYVSQVHRNFINAGAEIITTNTYALVPFHIGEKRFNEQGADLIKLAAKIARDCVNFTDESDVDVSNSVKVNSKVLVAGCIPPVLGSYRPDLFSVTKAEPLLEALIINQEADIDFWLAETISSIAEAAMIKVRTAQTSKPTWIAFTVKDEINTESKLRSEETVFEAVSQIAGQHVSAILFNCSAVEVMESALINAKQALATLGLEGKVQLGVYANNFPPIGELREANNDEGLSIIRNDISPLKYCEFVSAWINAGASIVGGCCGVSAEHIKEVAKLK